A genomic window from Syntrophobacterales bacterium includes:
- the ahcY gene encoding adenosylhomocysteinase — protein MKFLKLDSKLPYRVADLSLADWGREEMRLSENEMPGLMAIRKKYGPKKPLAGLKIMGSLHMTIQTAMLIETLKELGADLRWASCNIFSTQDNAAAAIAKAGSAAVFAWKGETLEEYWWCTEQALTWPDGSGPDLIVDDGGDATLIVHEGVKAEDDPSLLKKQLENKEMSIIIERLAKRLKEDPQHWHKVAKKIRGVSEETTTGVHRLYQMEKKKELLFPAINVNNSVTKSKFDNVYGCRESLADGIKRATDVMIAGKKVVVCGYGDVGKGCAQSMRGFGARVVIVEIDPICALQAAMEGYEVKTLGDVVAEGDIFVSATGCCDVITGKDMEKMKNEAIVCNIGHFDSEIDMHYLESNPECKRHNIKPQVDKWTLKSGKSIIVLAEGRLVNLGCATGHASFVMSTSFSNQCLAQLELATGKLKTAVYTLSKKMDEEVAMLHLERLGAKLGKLTKKQADYLGVPVSGPFKAEDYRY, from the coding sequence ATGAAATTTTTGAAGCTTGACAGCAAGTTGCCGTACCGGGTTGCCGATCTTTCACTGGCGGATTGGGGACGGGAGGAAATGCGGCTTTCGGAAAACGAGATGCCGGGGTTGATGGCAATCAGAAAAAAGTATGGGCCGAAGAAACCCCTCGCGGGGCTGAAAATAATGGGCAGTCTGCATATGACCATTCAAACGGCGATGCTGATCGAGACCTTGAAAGAGCTGGGAGCTGATTTGCGCTGGGCGTCGTGCAACATCTTTTCCACCCAGGATAACGCCGCTGCGGCGATTGCCAAGGCCGGCTCCGCCGCCGTCTTCGCCTGGAAGGGGGAGACCCTCGAAGAGTACTGGTGGTGCACTGAACAGGCCCTGACCTGGCCGGATGGCTCAGGACCGGACCTGATCGTTGATGACGGCGGCGACGCGACCCTGATTGTGCATGAAGGGGTAAAGGCGGAGGATGACCCCTCTTTGCTGAAAAAACAGCTGGAAAACAAGGAGATGTCAATTATCATCGAGCGCCTGGCGAAGCGCCTGAAGGAAGATCCGCAGCACTGGCACAAGGTGGCCAAAAAGATCCGCGGGGTTTCGGAAGAGACGACAACCGGGGTGCATCGGCTCTACCAGATGGAAAAGAAGAAAGAGCTGCTTTTCCCGGCCATCAATGTGAACAATTCGGTCACAAAGTCAAAATTTGACAATGTCTATGGCTGCCGGGAGTCCCTTGCCGACGGCATCAAAAGGGCCACCGATGTGATGATCGCCGGTAAAAAAGTGGTGGTTTGCGGTTATGGCGATGTGGGGAAGGGGTGCGCCCAGTCGATGCGAGGGTTTGGCGCCCGGGTTGTGATCGTGGAAATTGATCCCATTTGCGCCCTGCAGGCGGCGATGGAGGGGTACGAGGTCAAGACGCTGGGCGACGTTGTCGCGGAGGGGGACATTTTTGTCTCGGCCACCGGCTGCTGCGACGTGATAACCGGCAAGGATATGGAAAAGATGAAGAACGAGGCGATTGTCTGCAACATCGGCCATTTCGACAGCGAAATAGACATGCACTATCTGGAGAGCAACCCGGAATGCAAACGCCATAACATCAAGCCGCAGGTCGATAAATGGACGTTGAAATCCGGCAAGAGCATTATTGTCCTTGCCGAGGGGCGCCTGGTGAATCTCGGCTGCGCAACGGGGCATGCCAGTTTTGTGATGAGCACAAGCTTCAGCAACCAGTGTCTTGCCCAGTTGGAATTGGCAACCGGCAAATTGAAAACCGCAGTTTATACCCTTTCCAAGAAGATGGATGAAGAGGTGGCGATGCTCCATCTGGAGCGGCTTGGAGCGAAGCTGGGGAAACTTACGAAGAAACAGGCGGACTATCTGGGCGTTCCTGTTTCCGGACCGTTCAAAGCGGAAGACTACCGTTATTGA
- a CDS encoding DUF502 domain-containing protein, translated as MFKKKIKRFFLTGLVVVIPASLTIYILSFIIGVMDNLLLVIPERYQPETLLGFHVPGLGAIFTVLLILLAGMVTASYIGNRVVEFGERFVGRIPVVRSIYQAIKSISDSLFTNKTKSFKRVVLVEYPRRGIYSIGFVTGTPNREIQEKLGPTLGVYFPHALTPTTGTYIIVPRDEIIDINISVEEAFTLIISTGVVIPHDRTDSVNGFGK; from the coding sequence ATGTTTAAAAAGAAAATAAAAAGGTTTTTTTTAACCGGTCTTGTTGTAGTAATCCCCGCTAGCCTGACGATCTATATCCTCTCTTTTATCATCGGCGTTATGGACAACCTCCTTTTGGTAATCCCTGAGAGGTATCAACCGGAGACTTTGCTTGGTTTCCACGTTCCCGGGTTGGGCGCGATCTTTACGGTGCTGCTCATCCTGCTTGCCGGGATGGTGACGGCAAGCTATATCGGCAATCGCGTTGTAGAGTTCGGCGAGCGCTTTGTCGGTAGAATCCCGGTGGTCAGAAGCATCTACCAGGCCATAAAAAGTATCTCGGACAGTCTGTTTACCAATAAAACAAAGAGCTTTAAACGGGTAGTTCTCGTGGAGTATCCCCGCCGCGGCATCTACAGCATCGGTTTTGTGACCGGGACTCCCAATCGCGAAATCCAGGAGAAATTGGGCCCGACACTGGGGGTGTATTTTCCCCATGCCCTCACCCCGACGACCGGCACCTATATTATCGTGCCCCGCGACGAAATTATCGACATCAATATTTCCGTTGAGGAGGCCTTTACCCTGATTATTTCCACCGGCGTCGTAATCCCCCATGATCGTACCGATTCTGTTAACGGGTTCGGCAAGTGA
- a CDS encoding TolC family protein, whose amino-acid sequence MKTTNEMRSRHQRRAVAAIFFIISLFVAMTGAGNAAEERLTLDEAVRMALKNNHELQAHRNANAAKGAEVGIARSSLLPKISLEERYLRTTSPVYAFMTKLNQQRIGMADFVPETLNHPEAVNDFQTAFTLEQPLFVKKANMGIAMSKTEAAASEESLQRKKEEVAFKVVQYYLMAGTAGAYVQVAQKALEDAQEHERLAKVRYEAGLGLYSDTLRARTAVAEARQRLVSAEKNFNVAKRGLGLMIGSAEAVEVFADTPVFPAPELESLRNQALSRRDVKSLELRTENARNQIKLAEAGYYPMVGVGGTYQWNDRNHPLGGEGDGWQVMAFLRWELFDGAKTRYEKIKAGYQAAEAKEYLEGMKKMVAFQVDEAWLTLKEAEKNRELAQEELKTAEEGRRLVRVRYEGALSPLVDMLDAQLSFDHARANRVARENEYKLAVFNLGYASGTILQGLQIEEQSGRAK is encoded by the coding sequence ATGAAAACAACAAACGAGATGAGAAGCAGACATCAGCGACGAGCCGTTGCCGCTATTTTCTTTATTATTTCCCTATTTGTGGCGATGACGGGAGCAGGAAACGCCGCGGAAGAAAGGCTTACATTGGATGAGGCCGTAAGGATGGCCCTGAAAAACAACCATGAACTCCAGGCGCACAGAAACGCCAACGCTGCCAAGGGTGCGGAGGTGGGCATTGCCCGCAGTTCCCTGCTGCCCAAAATATCTTTGGAGGAGAGATATTTACGAACGACCAGTCCTGTTTACGCCTTCATGACCAAGCTCAATCAGCAGCGGATCGGAATGGCCGACTTTGTCCCCGAGACGCTGAACCATCCGGAGGCCGTCAACGACTTTCAGACAGCCTTCACGCTGGAACAGCCCCTCTTTGTAAAAAAAGCGAATATGGGAATAGCGATGTCCAAAACGGAGGCGGCTGCCTCGGAAGAGTCGCTGCAAAGGAAAAAGGAAGAGGTGGCCTTCAAGGTGGTTCAGTACTACCTGATGGCGGGCACCGCCGGCGCGTATGTCCAGGTTGCACAAAAAGCCCTGGAGGATGCGCAGGAGCATGAGCGCCTTGCCAAGGTTCGCTATGAGGCGGGCCTTGGGCTTTACTCCGATACGCTCCGAGCCAGAACGGCAGTGGCAGAGGCCCGGCAGCGGCTTGTCAGTGCGGAGAAGAATTTCAACGTGGCCAAACGGGGGCTGGGACTCATGATCGGCTCCGCGGAAGCGGTCGAAGTTTTCGCGGATACGCCCGTTTTTCCGGCGCCGGAACTTGAATCGTTGCGCAACCAGGCGCTGTCCCGGAGGGATGTCAAATCCCTGGAGCTGCGGACCGAAAACGCCCGGAACCAGATCAAACTGGCCGAAGCTGGTTATTACCCGATGGTGGGAGTGGGCGGAACCTATCAGTGGAATGACCGCAACCACCCGTTGGGCGGCGAGGGGGACGGCTGGCAGGTGATGGCATTCCTCCGCTGGGAACTCTTTGACGGCGCCAAAACAAGGTATGAGAAGATCAAGGCCGGGTACCAGGCCGCTGAGGCAAAAGAGTATCTCGAAGGCATGAAAAAGATGGTTGCTTTCCAGGTGGACGAGGCGTGGCTGACCCTGAAAGAGGCGGAAAAAAACAGGGAACTCGCGCAGGAAGAGTTGAAAACCGCCGAAGAGGGCCGACGGCTCGTGCGGGTGCGGTACGAAGGCGCGCTGTCGCCGCTGGTGGATATGCTGGACGCACAGTTAAGTTTTGACCACGCGCGGGCCAACCGGGTGGCCCGGGAAAATGAATACAAGCTGGCGGTCTTCAACCTCGGTTATGCAAGCGGCACGATTCTCCAGGGGTTGCAGATAGAAGAGCAAAGTGGGAGGGCAAAATGA
- a CDS encoding efflux RND transporter periplasmic adaptor subunit produces MNAILIGGRQKKEKWPLLQALFLLLVAALLLTGCGEKAASVAAPVKRPVISGVSVATVAPTAVDEFYEAAGTIRAAKTSYVAGRMMGTVTALFVKEGDAVEKGQLLLTIDDRDVVQKVNAAEAGHQEAAKALESGKQNRELAEITYQRYKKMYEEKAISRQEMDQFETQKRVAGLEYERGQEMVKRAAAGLAEARIYLGFTRVTSPVKGVVTEKKTEVGSMAVPGMPLLTLESAADYMAEIAVDESLAGRLKIGAPVWVSIEALNRQMTGKIKEILPAVDPMSRSFTAKVSVSGPGLRTGLYAKVRIPRGKKEILLAPRAAVVEKGQLAGVYAVDDQNIVAYRLVRTGREYEGRLEILSGLKPNDRIIVGGVEKAMDGGILKNEK; encoded by the coding sequence ATGAATGCAATATTAATAGGCGGGCGGCAGAAAAAAGAAAAATGGCCGCTCCTGCAGGCGCTGTTTTTGCTGCTGGTCGCGGCCCTTCTGCTGACTGGCTGTGGCGAGAAGGCGGCGTCGGTTGCCGCGCCGGTAAAGCGGCCGGTTATAAGCGGTGTATCGGTCGCAACGGTTGCTCCCACCGCGGTTGATGAATTTTACGAAGCCGCAGGCACTATCCGGGCTGCCAAAACCAGCTATGTGGCCGGGCGAATGATGGGGACGGTTACCGCCCTGTTCGTAAAGGAGGGGGATGCGGTCGAGAAGGGGCAACTGCTCCTGACCATCGACGACCGGGATGTGGTGCAGAAGGTGAACGCAGCCGAGGCGGGCCATCAGGAGGCGGCCAAGGCCCTGGAATCGGGAAAGCAGAATCGCGAGTTGGCTGAAATTACCTATCAGCGTTATAAAAAAATGTACGAGGAAAAGGCCATCTCCCGGCAGGAGATGGATCAGTTTGAGACACAAAAAAGAGTGGCCGGGCTGGAATACGAGCGCGGGCAGGAGATGGTGAAACGGGCGGCCGCCGGTCTTGCCGAAGCAAGGATTTATCTCGGTTTCACCAGGGTGACCTCCCCGGTAAAGGGTGTGGTTACGGAAAAGAAGACCGAAGTGGGGAGCATGGCCGTGCCCGGCATGCCGCTTCTGACGTTGGAAAGCGCGGCCGACTATATGGCGGAAATCGCCGTTGATGAAAGCCTCGCCGGCAGGCTGAAGATCGGTGCGCCGGTTTGGGTGTCGATCGAGGCCCTCAACCGGCAGATGACGGGAAAGATCAAGGAGATTCTTCCGGCAGTTGACCCCATGTCGCGTTCCTTCACGGCGAAGGTTTCCGTAAGCGGCCCCGGCCTGAGAACCGGTTTGTACGCCAAAGTCAGGATTCCCCGGGGTAAGAAAGAAATCCTGCTGGCGCCCCGCGCTGCCGTTGTTGAAAAGGGGCAGCTTGCCGGAGTTTATGCCGTGGATGACCAGAACATTGTCGCCTACCGTCTGGTCAGGACCGGCAGGGAGTATGAAGGTCGCCTGGAGATCCTGTCGGGCCTGAAACCCAACGACCGGATCATCGTTGGCGGGGTTGAAAAGGCTATGGACGGCGGAATCCTGAAAAACGAAAAGTAA
- the panC gene encoding pantoate--beta-alanine ligase, whose translation MKIIKTVDEMHKFAETERLRGQRIILVPTMGYFHEGHLNLMRMGRQAGDCLVVSIYVNPTQFAPTEDFEAYPRDFERDRALAAGVGVDVIFNPDNHEMYPEGYQTYVEVQETTKNLCGASRPNFFRGVATVCTKLFHSVKPHAAIFGKKDFQQYVTIRQMVRDLNLDIEIVGMEITREPDGLAMSSRNVYLNPAERKSALCLSRSLALAGDLYAQGEQNAAPILEKVREMISNTPHTRIDYAKLCDAATIRDVDKIAGEAVLALAVWVGKTRLIDNLVFPNKKNTTI comes from the coding sequence ATGAAAATAATTAAAACTGTTGATGAGATGCATAAATTTGCCGAAACCGAAAGGTTGCGGGGACAAAGGATTATCCTCGTGCCGACGATGGGTTATTTCCATGAAGGACATCTGAATCTGATGAGGATGGGGCGGCAGGCCGGCGATTGTCTGGTAGTCAGCATCTATGTAAATCCGACCCAGTTTGCCCCTACGGAGGATTTTGAGGCCTATCCCCGTGATTTTGAACGGGATAGAGCCCTTGCCGCAGGGGTGGGCGTCGATGTAATTTTCAATCCGGACAACCACGAGATGTACCCGGAAGGATATCAGACATACGTTGAGGTCCAGGAGACAACAAAAAACCTCTGCGGCGCTTCCCGCCCCAATTTTTTCCGCGGGGTTGCGACTGTCTGCACGAAACTCTTCCATAGCGTCAAACCGCACGCGGCGATCTTCGGGAAAAAGGATTTTCAGCAGTATGTGACAATCAGGCAGATGGTACGCGATCTCAACCTGGATATTGAAATTGTCGGGATGGAGATAACGCGCGAGCCTGACGGTCTGGCGATGAGTTCCCGGAACGTTTATTTGAACCCGGCAGAGAGAAAATCCGCCCTGTGTCTCAGCCGTTCCCTGGCGCTTGCCGGCGACCTCTATGCTCAGGGGGAGCAAAACGCCGCCCCGATCCTCGAAAAGGTGAGGGAGATGATCTCCAATACTCCCCATACCCGCATTGATTACGCCAAGCTCTGCGATGCGGCGACGATCAGGGATGTGGATAAGATTGCCGGGGAAGCGGTTCTTGCCTTGGCGGTGTGGGTCGGAAAGACAAGGTTGATAGACAACCTGGTTTTCCCGAATAAAAAGAATACAACTATCTGA
- a CDS encoding efflux RND transporter permease subunit, which translates to MEGIGISGKIAKAFIKSKLTPLVIIASLLLGLLAVVITPREEEPQILVPMIDIFVAYPGASPQEVEARVTKSMEKLLWEIKGVEYVYSIVKPGFNLTIVRFYVGQGMEESIVNLNNKLSSNFDRMPPGVMPPLVKQRSIDDVPILTLTLWSDSDRYSGYELRRIGTEVCDEIKKNQDVSEFSLIGGQKRQVLITLDPAKLKAYHLSSFQIMGALQKANFRLPSGSFPTGNREYLVETGAFLKNSEDVGSVVAGVFNGRPVTLRDVATIADGPEEPSNYVFMGLGAAAAQKGIKSGAAGQKEAVTIAIAKKKGANASLVAHEALAKVEALKGKLIPGDVNVTVTRNYGDTAKEKSDELLKHMLLATIAVIILIALTLGWREAVVVAVAVPVTLALTLLINYLYGYTLNRVTLFALIFSIGILVDDAIVVVENIHRHFKLHKIEPLTAVLAVAEVGNPTILATLAVIAALLPMAFVSGLMGPYMRPIPVGASAAMIFSLLVAFIVSPWLSYIVLKNVKKTAVTEEGGRMFSIYRKIMGPLLKSRFKRMLTLGSVVFLLLLAVTLIPLKQVTVKLLPFDNKSELQVIIDMPEGKTLEETAAMAREMGEYLKTVPEVTDYQTYVGTAAPYNFNGLVRHYFLRAGSTVADLQVNFVAKEERKEQSHGIAKRLRPNLKKIGDRYGARVKVAEIPPGPPVLSTLVAEIYGPDDKRRIEIAREIKKIFAETDGVVDVDWYVEEDQPKISLVVDQDKAARSGVTAEAVSQSLRIALQGTGAGVVHLDKEKEPVELFLRMPLAKRADIASLKSIGMPTPGGAMIPLSELVKRQDGFEEKTIYHKNLKNVTYVLGDVAGTEESPVYAIMKMKKTIEKMKLPEGYGLKQYSTVQPWLEDTYSMKWDGEWHITYEVFRDLGLAFAAVLILIYVLIVAWFKNFITPLIIMAPIPLTLVGILPGHWLFGAFFTATSMIGFIALAGIIVRNSILLIDFVEMEWREKGHLENALIMAGAVRFRPIVLTAAAVVVSSFVMLFDPIFQGLAIAIMFGAVGATALTLIVVPLLYFEFFQKKSCPMAEQMEESCNEEKEQK; encoded by the coding sequence ATGGAAGGTATCGGAATATCGGGAAAGATTGCCAAGGCGTTTATCAAATCCAAACTGACGCCGCTTGTGATCATTGCCTCTCTGCTGCTCGGGCTGCTGGCGGTTGTTATCACCCCTCGCGAAGAGGAGCCGCAGATCCTCGTGCCGATGATCGACATCTTCGTCGCCTATCCGGGGGCTTCGCCGCAGGAAGTGGAAGCCCGGGTTACAAAATCCATGGAAAAGCTGCTGTGGGAAATCAAGGGAGTGGAGTATGTCTATTCCATCGTCAAGCCCGGCTTCAATCTGACGATTGTCCGTTTTTATGTGGGGCAGGGCATGGAGGAGAGCATTGTCAACCTGAACAACAAGCTTTCGTCCAACTTCGACCGGATGCCGCCGGGCGTAATGCCGCCCTTGGTCAAACAGCGTTCCATTGACGACGTTCCGATTCTCACCTTGACCCTTTGGAGCGACAGCGACCGCTACTCCGGCTATGAACTTAGGCGGATCGGCACCGAGGTTTGCGACGAAATCAAGAAGAACCAGGACGTATCGGAATTTTCGCTGATCGGCGGGCAGAAACGGCAGGTTTTAATTACGCTGGATCCGGCGAAGCTCAAGGCTTACCATTTGTCCTCCTTCCAGATCATGGGCGCGCTGCAGAAGGCAAACTTCCGTCTTCCTTCCGGATCTTTTCCGACCGGAAACAGGGAATATCTTGTGGAAACGGGGGCTTTCCTGAAAAACAGCGAAGATGTGGGCAGTGTAGTCGCCGGCGTTTTTAACGGCCGACCCGTAACCTTGCGGGATGTGGCCACGATCGCCGATGGTCCGGAAGAACCGTCCAATTATGTTTTCATGGGACTGGGAGCGGCGGCGGCCCAAAAGGGAATCAAAAGCGGGGCGGCCGGGCAGAAAGAGGCTGTTACCATCGCCATCGCCAAGAAAAAAGGCGCCAACGCCAGCCTTGTAGCGCACGAGGCGCTGGCAAAGGTGGAGGCGCTGAAGGGCAAGCTTATCCCCGGGGATGTGAACGTCACCGTAACCCGGAATTACGGCGATACGGCCAAAGAGAAATCCGACGAGCTCTTGAAGCATATGTTGCTGGCCACCATCGCCGTGATCATCCTGATTGCGCTTACCCTCGGCTGGCGGGAGGCTGTTGTGGTCGCGGTTGCCGTTCCGGTGACGCTGGCCCTGACGCTTTTGATCAACTACCTCTACGGCTACACTTTGAACCGGGTGACCCTTTTTGCACTGATCTTTTCTATAGGCATCCTGGTTGACGACGCCATCGTCGTCGTGGAAAACATCCATCGCCACTTCAAGCTCCACAAGATAGAACCGCTGACTGCCGTCCTGGCTGTCGCCGAGGTGGGCAATCCCACCATCCTGGCCACGCTGGCGGTAATCGCCGCGCTGCTGCCGATGGCCTTCGTCTCCGGCCTGATGGGGCCCTATATGCGCCCGATCCCGGTCGGCGCGTCGGCGGCGATGATCTTTTCGCTGCTGGTTGCCTTTATCGTCAGCCCGTGGCTTTCCTACATCGTCCTGAAGAACGTGAAAAAAACCGCTGTAACCGAAGAAGGCGGACGGATGTTCAGCATTTACCGAAAAATTATGGGGCCCCTGCTGAAAAGCAGGTTCAAGCGAATGCTGACGTTGGGGAGCGTTGTCTTTCTCCTGTTGCTTGCCGTCACGCTGATTCCCCTCAAGCAGGTTACGGTGAAGCTGCTGCCGTTTGACAACAAGAGCGAACTGCAGGTTATCATCGACATGCCGGAAGGCAAGACCCTGGAAGAAACGGCGGCGATGGCCCGAGAGATGGGGGAATATCTGAAAACCGTCCCGGAGGTCACCGATTATCAGACCTATGTGGGAACTGCCGCCCCTTATAACTTCAACGGTCTGGTGCGCCACTACTTTCTGCGCGCCGGCAGCACAGTTGCCGACCTTCAGGTCAATTTCGTCGCCAAGGAAGAGAGGAAAGAACAGAGCCATGGGATCGCCAAGCGGCTGCGTCCGAACTTGAAGAAAATCGGCGACCGCTACGGAGCCCGGGTCAAGGTGGCGGAAATTCCTCCCGGGCCGCCTGTCCTAAGCACGCTTGTGGCGGAGATATACGGTCCTGATGACAAGCGGCGAATCGAGATTGCCCGCGAGATTAAAAAGATCTTTGCGGAGACCGACGGAGTGGTCGATGTGGACTGGTACGTGGAGGAAGACCAGCCCAAGATAAGTTTGGTGGTGGATCAGGACAAGGCGGCCCGGTCCGGGGTGACTGCCGAGGCGGTTTCTCAGAGTTTGAGAATTGCGTTGCAGGGAACGGGCGCCGGAGTTGTTCATCTGGATAAAGAAAAGGAACCGGTAGAACTCTTCCTGCGGATGCCGCTTGCGAAGAGGGCCGATATCGCTTCCCTTAAATCGATCGGGATGCCGACTCCGGGAGGGGCCATGATTCCGCTTTCTGAGCTGGTGAAACGTCAGGACGGCTTCGAGGAAAAGACAATCTACCACAAGAACCTCAAAAATGTGACCTATGTTCTGGGGGACGTAGCCGGAACGGAGGAGAGCCCGGTTTACGCGATTATGAAGATGAAGAAAACAATCGAAAAGATGAAGCTGCCCGAAGGCTACGGCCTGAAACAGTACTCCACCGTTCAGCCCTGGCTGGAGGACACCTACTCGATGAAGTGGGATGGAGAGTGGCACATAACCTACGAGGTGTTCCGGGATTTGGGACTGGCCTTTGCCGCGGTGCTGATCCTGATTTATGTCCTCATAGTTGCCTGGTTCAAAAATTTTATCACGCCGCTGATCATCATGGCGCCGATTCCGCTGACCCTGGTCGGGATTCTGCCCGGTCACTGGCTTTTCGGCGCCTTTTTCACGGCCACCTCGATGATCGGTTTTATCGCCCTCGCGGGGATAATTGTAAGGAATTCCATCCTCCTCATTGATTTTGTCGAGATGGAGTGGCGCGAAAAGGGGCATTTGGAAAACGCGCTGATCATGGCCGGCGCTGTCCGCTTCCGACCGATTGTTTTGACCGCCGCGGCCGTTGTGGTCAGCTCGTTCGTGATGCTCTTCGATCCGATCTTTCAGGGACTGGCGATCGCGATAATGTTCGGTGCTGTCGGCGCCACAGCCTTGACGCTGATCGTGGTGCCGCTCCTCTATTTTGAGTTTTTTCAGAAAAAATCCTGCCCGATGGCCGAACAGATGGAGGAAAGCTGCAATGAGGAAAAGGAACAGAAATGA
- a CDS encoding aspartate 1-decarboxylase: MLRFMLKSKIHRATVTDADLHYEGSITIDEGLMEAANFIPYEKVDIYDVSNGERFSTYVIPGPKDSGVFCLNGAAARKVAKGDLIIIATYVMVDESEAANWHPRKILLDENNRIKSIS; this comes from the coding sequence ATGTTGAGGTTTATGCTCAAGTCCAAGATCCACCGGGCCACTGTTACGGATGCGGATCTTCATTATGAGGGAAGCATTACGATCGATGAGGGGCTCATGGAGGCGGCTAATTTCATCCCTTATGAAAAAGTCGATATCTATGATGTTTCCAATGGCGAGCGATTCTCCACCTACGTCATTCCCGGCCCGAAAGATTCCGGAGTATTCTGCCTCAACGGCGCTGCGGCCAGAAAGGTTGCCAAGGGGGATCTGATAATCATTGCGACCTACGTAATGGTTGATGAATCCGAAGCGGCCAACTGGCATCCCCGGAAGATTTTGCTCGATGAAAATAACCGGATCAAGAGTATTTCCTGA
- a CDS encoding Crp/Fnr family transcriptional regulator, whose translation MDILKQMQTLDLFQGLPAEKLKALSEHARYRTYKAGEMFLGELDPAHAFYVIVTGQVKLYKSSPEGREQTLNLLRPGDPFGMCTAFAIDSFPANAMALEDSSLLLIPGTVMEAVAMQEPRLLVNIIQVLSDRLRESMILIESLSLKELPQRLASFLLHAQRMEGAQTNQLELTITQRELAKILGATPEALSRGIRKMSNAGLLAVDGRSILILDREALSELAEGE comes from the coding sequence ATGGATATCTTGAAGCAAATGCAGACATTGGACTTATTCCAGGGGCTGCCTGCCGAAAAGCTCAAGGCGTTGTCGGAACACGCCCGTTACAGAACCTACAAGGCAGGAGAAATGTTCCTGGGCGAGCTGGATCCCGCCCATGCCTTTTATGTCATCGTCACCGGCCAGGTAAAGCTCTACAAAAGTTCTCCCGAGGGCAGGGAACAGACGCTCAATCTGCTAAGGCCGGGAGACCCCTTCGGCATGTGCACCGCCTTCGCCATCGATTCTTTTCCGGCAAACGCGATGGCACTGGAAGACAGCAGCCTCCTCTTGATCCCCGGGACGGTCATGGAGGCCGTCGCGATGCAAGAGCCGCGCCTGCTGGTGAACATCATCCAGGTTCTCTCTGATCGCCTCCGGGAATCAATGATCCTGATCGAGTCGTTGTCGCTCAAGGAGCTCCCGCAGCGGCTCGCCTCTTTCCTGCTCCATGCACAGAGGATGGAGGGTGCACAGACAAACCAACTGGAACTGACGATCACGCAGCGGGAGCTGGCCAAGATCCTGGGCGCCACCCCGGAAGCCCTTTCGCGGGGAATCCGGAAAATGAGCAACGCCGGGTTGCTGGCGGTGGACGGCAGGTCGATCCTGATTCTGGATCGGGAGGCGCTTAGCGAGCTGGCGGAAGGGGAGTGA